The genomic stretch tcttgcaaaaaaaaaaaattaaaaataataacataaatttataCAAACATCTCTCTCATAATTTACTCTACATTCTCACTTGTTATTTGTTTGAAAAGCAGACACAAGGTTAAGAAAAGCAATCACTCTCTTATTCACTCTTCTAAATCTTTATGTTTTACATAAACTGTGAAGTGAGAATTAATCATTCAGGAATGCTACCTTGACACTAAAATATGACACTAAATACTACATTGTATACACTGTTCATTATATTTATAATGTGAACAttgttttttcattaaaaaaatgttatttttaaatttttttaaaatatttttattttaaatttattttataacataaGGATGTGTCATTAACCAGCTTCACAATTATATTAACGACAAAAATGTACATCATTAACcacttattttacttataattcattaaccactttcactacttaattaaccaattaaataCATACTATTAATCATGTtctgacactaaattataaatgcTTTATCCAACTTTTACACTTCATTAACCAATTTCATTttactatttaatatatatatattttatttttgagaaCTCATTAACCAATTTATGAATTGTATTAATCagctttataaataatattaaccaaaattaatttattatataagaTTTAATAATTGATGTCAGAATACTCGATAACCAAAACCTAAAGTGTATTAACCAAATTTTCATATACTATTAACCACAGTTGCTTTAgtgtaaaaattataaaaaaaatcaaaataaaaaagttacTGATTACTGTATTTATGAACAATAACTATGGTGTAGGTGTAACATTTGATCGCAAAATAACATTTCTCTTAATCATTTTGTTGTAAAATCTTTtaaatatgtcaacaatatagATGAACTAAGCATAGGTTTTTGAGTAAAGTTTACAGATAACTTTTAGTTATTTTCTAAGTTGAAAAAATTAATTACATACAccttccgtctcataataagtgtcttatttgagcTGTGCATGGttcttaaaaaaaatgattagatttaatgataaaattagtatcatttactaaaacatccttatttattataggtagtggaGTAATTGAAAAACATGAATGTTAATAAATAGGGATATAgtagtgaaaaaaaataataaatattgtatTGATATTCTAAAGGgatatttattttgagacataaaaaaagtgcaaatgagacacttaatATGAGACGGAGAGGATATTTGTTAATTGAAGAAATAATACTCGTCATATTTTCTTATTCAATACTCATAATATCAATTGTTTTTTTTAGACTTGAATTGTTTTTCTATTCATCATTTGTTTTttactattatatttattatagcaattttatatttaatttaattaaagattTACCATCTACCACTTACTTTTATATAGAGTTTTTACAATAATTTTATtcacaatacttttcaaaagTATTTATCTTTGAGTACACATACATGCATTTTTAAACTTCAGATCtgtaaattaaattttttgtttttagttttagatTTGTAAATTTGTAGGTCTTGTTTGGGTTGAAAAAATCAATTGCATGCCATTTGTTTCTTAAAAAAAGGTAAAATGTTAGATTTGAATTGTTCTTTAAATTTGTAGTCCACTATGATGGAGAAACAAGTCAACTTAAAGTGCTATCCTTCACCTCTAATCGATTAGGATAACAAACAAAGACACAAAGCTAATTTTTCGATCACTACAATTGATAAGATGATGGTTATGATGAGTATAGTATATTTGATCATGGAAGCTAACTGttacattaaatgcagcagttaGTAAACTGATGCTTCAATCCTTACCCAAATGAATTGACATATACAGAAAAATGTCCAAGACTATATAGTTATTACCACCACAGGATTCCTAACAGAAAAAGTGAACCTGTCAAAATGAACTTCTCAGTATTCTATAGCTTCCTAATTCTGTTAGCTATATGAAAATCATAGCAAAAAGACATATCTCCATTGCTCTCATCAGCATCTGGGAAAGCCCTGCACGCGAACCGCTAGCAACCATCAAAGGGAATTGGCAGCCATTTTCTGAAGGATCCTCGCGTGTAACCTTAGCCAAACCAGTGAAATCACAGTCCCAATCCATCTGATTATTAACTTGATAATACATATTGAAAGCATAAGAAGCATTCCCTTGAAGACTCAGTTCATTACAACTAGAGCCATAGCCAAGTGCAGTACAATCAGATTGGCTACAAGCATAGTCAATACTTTTAGCCAAATCATCCAAATCAGTAGCTTCTGGATCCAAAACACACCACCTCTTTTGAAGGTACTTAACACCTTCAACAGCAACAAGACCCTTGTCCTTATGTTTACCTCTTATGTCTAATTCATATTTTGGTTTTCCATCAAACTCAAAAATCCCCCAATGTCTCTCAAAGTTTCCAGGAGCAATACTTTTAGCATTCTCATCAAGGAGACTGAATAGATAAAAGTCTATCATACCTTTCCTTTTGGGTGTACCAGTTCCACTAAGAGCATGCTTAATGAAACCTTGGTTGAACCTTTTCGCATTTGTGGCATTCGCATTCTTATCACCATCCGTTGGCCACCCAACTTCACCAACTGTGACATGCAAGTCAGGGTAACCTGATTTTTCTAGAGCCCACATAAGGGTATCAAGATTTGCATCAAATACATTGTTATAAACAGCTTTGCCATCTCTAAGAGGTTTGTTTTCTCCATCAAAAAATGCAAAATCAAATGGGAAATTATCATTGCCGTAAAGGCTAAGGAAAGGGTAGATATTAACTGTGAAAGTTGAGTTATTTGCATAGAGGAATTGGATTATCTCAATTGTGATGTCTCTTATTTCAGGCCTGAAATCACCTGCTGATGGCACTGGATTTGTGTCTGGTGAATAGTAAATGTCAGCATTGAATGGAACAGTGACTTTTATCTTTGATCCCAATCCTGCATTGTTGAGTGAAGTCTGTATATTCTTGAGAGCTGGAAGAGTTTTATTCAGATATTCACCTTTGTATGCTTTGAGGAATGGCTCATTACCTACAGCAACATACCTGCAATAGTAAGCATGCAGAGTGAGGAACACTCCAGTCAAAGTTTGGCTTTAAACATTCAACAAATTAAAGCTATAAGTACACCACACTCCATATaatcaaaacctaaaccctaaaatcaaagtcGAGATATCTGGGCGGCAAATCAAGTGATTAAATATACGTTTGGTTTCACCTTTGGGGCACTCAGAATTGATTCTAGATGTGTATaattgattttgacatgtttGGTTGCTATCGAgtaaaattgattattttttctAGAATTGATTCTCCTCGAAGTTAGGATTAACGGCTTATGAGTCTAAGTGTAGTTTGGTTTGGCTTTTTGAAGGGCCAAAAACAGTTTCAgagatgtagaattgattctgaagtgattttgagatgtttgattattctaAAGTAGAAATGATTTTACTTGAAGTTAGAATTTATAACTTCTGAGTTTAAATGTGATTTTCATACCAAACAAAAATCAATTCGGCCAAATTCAATTCCTTCAAAATCAATTATAGTAAAATCAATTATAGAATCAATTCAGTCATAATCAATTTTCTTGGTTGCATAACCAAATATACGCTAATACATTAAATCTACCAAATCAAAAcatgaaaagaaatgaaaatagaaaatgcAAAGTAGAAAGAGTACCGAACTTGATATTAACACCACCAGGGAACAAGTAAGTGGTAACATTTTGATAAACCCAAGCATCCGCAGCTTTAGGATTGTTGCTAATCCTATCCAACATAACATTGGGAATTGCAACCATAACCTCGATATTACTACCCATAAGAGCTATCATAATGGTATCATCAGCATCAAATAGCTTCAATTTTTTGAACCCATTCTGCATAAGCATCTTCACAACTTTGGTTGGTGGAAGCTGGTGTGTGGTCATGGTTCCCCAGTTTACACCAACCCAACCAGAGGAACTCGAGATGAGAGTGAACAAGGTAATGAGGAACGTTGCTAGGTGCTTGCAATTTGAACCGTTTTGTTGCGCCATTTTTGTGAATCAGAGTGTGTTTTTGGGTTTTGGttgttatgatttgaattttaaGCAGATTCTAGAATGTTGAAATAACAGAATGTGACTTAACATGGAAGGTAAAcaaaaagtttatttatttaaatttttttcatcagagaaagttggagaaaaaaaaaaaagttctatTTCTATTTTTTCGTGAAAAGGTTTCGAAAATGGAGGTAAGATTCTTTTCTTAATTCGGTGTATGGTGCCACGTCAGATATTGTTAAAATAGTTTGTAACTCAGAATTAGATATTCACTAATTGATAAAGAGACCTTTTGATTTTTAACTTAGTCTTGAAAAAAAATTTCTGTTGTGATCATATAAATTGAAAGAATTATGTTAAGACGAAATAGTTATTAATTAAGCAATAAATTTCAATTTATCCGAATCTAATTGCTGAAAATCATTAAGGTTAAGAATCTCAATATCATATTTTTTAGGCTTAATACATCCTTCGGTCCCTtagtttaattttaggttttactTTAGTCCCTCATCTAATAAACGTTTTTTCTAACTCCCTtaaatcaactacctaactaagattATAATATACCTATTAACACCTTTAATTGCCCTTTTGCTTTTTAAAATTTGCACTAAAAAATATCCATTTtggtaatttgctaaatcaaacTTAAGTGGACCAATCATATGTATCAATTAATCCAAGTGGCACCCCTTTCTCAATTTTGCTTTTGTTTATTTTCTAACAACAATTTATTCATTGTGTAATACTATAACTCAGTAAGCCTTTTACACAGTAGACCAATCGTTCACATTACACTATAAAAAACTCTTCTTGGTAATTGACTAAATTAAATTTTCCAAACCAATCAAAACCTTTCAATTGTCCAAGTGGCAtacataatttttcaaatttgCTGGATACTTAGCAATACCCGCCGGGTAATGCTCACGCTCCCCCAACTTCCCCATTTCCTTCCAAATCTCCTTGAATCAGTACATTACCTTCTCTCTTCATCTCTATACAGAGTCCCTCTCTCTTTCCTTCCCCAACCCTAGCCGCCACAACCCCTTTCTCCACCCTTATACGACCATCACCACCTTCGGTTCATCAACGAATCGTAACATGGTTGTCGCCCTTCCGTAACCAGATTCTAAAACCCCTCCACCACCTATTCCAACCTCAAACCCTAAACCTTCATATACTGATTCTGAATCAATTCCTGAACATTTTTGCTGGTTAGTTCGTTCTGTTTAAACTCCGTTACTTTTTTGCTTAAGTTTCTGCTGAAGTTGTAGTTTACTATATGTTCTGCTTTGTTGTGATTCTGAAACAAGTTGATTAAGCAATCAATATATGTTTTTTATGGGTGTTTTATCTTTAATTTACATAATGATAACTGAATGACTACATTTTTGGAAGAACAGATACGGTGTATTAATATCTGGCTTGATAGAAAATCCCAAACAGATTTTTATGGAAGATATCAGGTCGGTGCTGGTTTATGAATTTTAgattattacaaaaaaaataaatatctaCTTTGATTACTATATATGttctctgtaacaccccatattttctaattttaatttaattggaaattaaattattaattagaattattttggtatttggttgaattattgtagaattatggattaagggccattgggtcggatggtgggggtgctaagtgagtaagcccattactaactattttatgttttcataaaataagggaaataaggaaaaagagtcagaacgtgaaaaatgagaagttgaagagaagagctgaggaacgtaaagaggaaccaaagaggaagaggaccaagatgaagaatttggctaaggtaaggggtgattactctaattatgtagtattatgattttgatgatgataggattgaattaagggattagaatctctatttgggatgttaggttttgtgaaataccaacactgacatgtatgatttgatgaattgactgcaattgatgatgtagtattgttacatggtgttgtggtatgttgtttgtgcattagaatcatgtatttggagtattttgatgttatcgatgatcaatttcgtaatggtatgagttggtatgtgtttgggatgcataaaagtcttaaaaatcacttttttcagctactgggttcgtgggaaccggttcccatgtgggaggaaccaggttccagtgtttttaaacgttaaaaatgacatttttgggtccaggaaccggttcccatgtgggacgaaccgggttccagtacaaattccagcagcaccttttgaaaactgttctaactttaaaagcttctaattttcaaaccgtaagtccgttttatacgccgttttggacgttgttccttaaattgaatgctttaccatatgagataaagaaaaaaacaataacttgattttattttgaaaagtatcgttttcttcaaatgtggtttattcttgttttgcatagttgatgaggtgcaatgaattgttgtttgcataattgaatatgtgcaatgatgtgtgttgttataatgtgattgcttccgCTTGTTatgaaaatggatgttgttcgtggtaaatatggttatcatgtgttttgatgaatgatgatgcagatggatgttattcatggtaaatgttgttatcatgtgttttgatgattgatgatgattgatttgctttgaatgatgcatgtacatgtacatacttgtcgtgacgttattggtaagatgtgataagcgatgttaagcatcggattgatgatgatatatgatgttataagtatgtgacatgtgtgcattcattcatgaatcatttgcattggaaggctaattcccattgtgcggagattagcgggaagtcatcgtgtgcccatgtggggtgtgagcgatgaggcagtagtcgtgtgcccatgtggggtgtgagcgactagagggcagtatcaaagagagaagtcctgtgaatgtgattcacgaattttggtaccacatgcataagagtctgcatggtctttgtataaattgtgacatgtcaggatgaaatccggtgttatgattgtgtggtgttattggtgcatatttttgacttgtgcttgtgattggtatgaattgataaatctgaatatgctaagtagggtggataattgctta from Vicia villosa cultivar HV-30 ecotype Madison, WI linkage group LG4, Vvil1.0, whole genome shotgun sequence encodes the following:
- the LOC131599188 gene encoding glucan endo-1,3-beta-glucosidase 8-like, with protein sequence MAQQNGSNCKHLATFLITLFTLISSSSGWVGVNWGTMTTHQLPPTKVVKMLMQNGFKKLKLFDADDTIMIALMGSNIEVMVAIPNVMLDRISNNPKAADAWVYQNVTTYLFPGGVNIKYVAVGNEPFLKAYKGEYLNKTLPALKNIQTSLNNAGLGSKIKVTVPFNADIYYSPDTNPVPSAGDFRPEIRDITIEIIQFLYANNSTFTVNIYPFLSLYGNDNFPFDFAFFDGENKPLRDGKAVYNNVFDANLDTLMWALEKSGYPDLHVTVGEVGWPTDGDKNANATNAKRFNQGFIKHALSGTGTPKRKGMIDFYLFSLLDENAKSIAPGNFERHWGIFEFDGKPKYELDIRGKHKDKGLVAVEGVKYLQKRWCVLDPEATDLDDLAKSIDYACSQSDCTALGYGSSCNELSLQGNASYAFNMYYQVNNQMDWDCDFTGLAKVTREDPSENGCQFPLMVASGSRAGLSQMLMRAMEICLFAMIFI